GGCGTATCGGTGATGAAGACCGCCCACGCGAGGGAGGGCGACCACCTCTGCGCTCGGCGAAGGCTGGGCCTGGCTGGGGCGTCCGCTGGGTGAGTCCCCGAGGACAGTGTGGACTCGTTCGACGTTGTAGTAGGCGATGTAGTTCGCGAGAAGCCGCCGGAGGTGGCCGTCGCCGACAACGATCACGTGATCGAGGAGCTCACGCCGACAGGTTCCCACCCATCGTTCGGCGAACCCGTTCTGCCAGGGACTGCGGTACGCGGTGCGTATGGGCTCGATCCCAAGGTTTCGGATCGTGGCGGTAACCTCCGCCGAGAAGATCGAGTCGCGATCGTAGACGAGAAAGGGAAGGGCGGGGTCCAAGGGGAATGCCTCCCGCAGCTGTTGGATCGTCCAGCACGCC
This region of bacterium genomic DNA includes:
- a CDS encoding transposase, encoding MDPALPFLVYDRDSIFSAEVTATIRNLGIEPIRTAYRSPWQNGFAERWVGTCRRELLDHVIVVGDGHLRRLLANYIAYYNVERVHTVLGDSPSGRPSQAQPSPSAEVVALPRVGGLHHRYA